A single window of Entomoplasma ellychniae DNA harbors:
- a CDS encoding tRNA (cytidine(34)-2'-O)-methyltransferase encodes MSINKKVNVVLFEPEIAQNVAAIIRTCVATNSVLHIIEPLGFIFKKEELNRASAGTFDLVDYKLYDDWNDFESQNKNINLYCISRYGKNTHSDYDFNENNEEVFVMFGKESTGIDKQILKENFDKTFRLPMTEQTRSINLANTVGIVVYEILRQWDYPGLSKTEVQKGADYIMNEEWRNEK; translated from the coding sequence ATGAGTATTAATAAAAAAGTTAATGTTGTTTTATTTGAACCTGAAATTGCACAAAATGTAGCAGCAATTATTAGAACTTGTGTAGCTACTAATTCTGTTTTGCATATTATTGAACCATTAGGTTTTATTTTTAAAAAAGAAGAACTTAATCGTGCTAGTGCTGGAACATTTGATTTAGTTGACTATAAACTTTATGATGACTGAAACGATTTTGAATCACAAAATAAAAATATAAATTTATATTGTATTTCAAGATATGGTAAAAACACACACAGTGATTATGATTTTAATGAAAATAATGAAGAAGTTTTTGTAATGTTTGGGAAAGAATCAACAGGAATTGATAAACAAATCCTTAAAGAGAACTTTGATAAAACATTTAGATTACCTATGACAGAGCAAACCAGAAGTATTAATTTAGCTAATACTGTAGGTATTGTTGTTTATGAAATATTAAGACAATGAGATTATCCAGGTTTGAGTAAAACAGAAGTTCAAAAAGGTGCTGATTATATAATGAACGAAGAGTGAAGAAATGAAAAATAA
- a CDS encoding non-canonical purine NTP pyrophosphatase, whose translation MNKKTLWFASSNKGKIKDIKSLLGLFDIKFLDELPDYVEPEENGDTFEANAIIKAKSLSEVVDGWVISDDSGFCVDALNGFPGVLSKRWAYPVSDDEKLCELLLAKIKKETNMSNLKANFTTCLVLYNHTLNKQYIFTGLCEGQLGDKIIKGNDTFAYDWIFKPDQFNVYFAELSSELKRKISARGIAVKKLIDFIESKEFEYEY comes from the coding sequence ATGAATAAGAAAACATTATGATTTGCTAGCTCCAATAAAGGTAAAATAAAAGATATTAAAAGTCTTTTGGGCTTGTTTGATATTAAGTTCTTAGATGAATTGCCTGATTATGTGGAACCAGAAGAAAATGGTGATACATTTGAAGCTAATGCAATAATAAAAGCTAAGAGCTTAAGTGAAGTTGTTGACGGGTGAGTTATATCAGATGATTCTGGTTTTTGTGTTGATGCTTTAAATGGATTTCCAGGAGTTCTTTCTAAAAGGTGGGCATATCCTGTAAGTGATGATGAAAAATTGTGTGAATTATTATTGGCAAAAATTAAAAAAGAAACAAATATGAGTAATTTAAAAGCCAATTTTACAACTTGTTTAGTTTTATATAATCACACTTTAAATAAACAATACATTTTCACTGGTTTGTGTGAAGGTCAACTAGGTGATAAAATAATAAAAGGTAATGATACTTTTGCATATGATTGAATTTTTAAACCAGATCAGTTTAATGTTTATTTTGCAGAATTATCAAGTGAATTAAAAAGAAAAATATCAGCAAGAGGTATTGCTGTAAAAAAGTTAATAGACTTTATAGAAAGTAAGGAATTTGAATATGAGTATTAA